The Oncorhynchus nerka isolate Pitt River linkage group LG24, Oner_Uvic_2.0, whole genome shotgun sequence genome has a window encoding:
- the rgl1 gene encoding ral guanine nucleotide dissociation stimulator-like 1 isoform X2 translates to MREALTMRFAWKAKMSSVQDWGEEVEEGAIYNVTLKRVQIQQAANKGARWLGAEGDRLPPGHTVSQLETCKIRSIRAGTLERLVETLLTAFGDNDLTYTSIFLSTYRAFASTHTVLQLLLDKYGIPEDSEGQMERCRPSETKGAVRTALASILRVWLDQCPEDFQEPPSYPCLHRVMAYLQRALPGSEPIRRAQSLLGQLQAEASLDPDSEGFSGGFHGNSSFCLGEDEEVEIEVQEDFLSFDADLVAEQLTYMDALLFKKVVPHHCLGSIWSQRDKKQNKHSASTIRATITQFNAVAACVVSTILHRRQIRPHLRARVIQRWIDVAQECRMRKNFSSLHAIVSALQSNPLYRLKRAWSCVHKDGISTFEELSDIFSDHNNYLTSRELLMREGTSKFANLEGCAKEHQKRIHKRLQLQKEMGAMQGTIPYLGTFLTDLTMLDTALPDLVEGGLINFEKRRREFEVIAQIKLLQSACNSYCLSADAAFLRWFKSQPQHSEEESYAMSCDIEGVGDSSPTSPKPRKSMVKRLSLLFLGADSSAASSPLRETPRSPPTGSSGESMDSVSVSSSDSSPSESDGMAMTPIHTSDTQQNKLSESSSCTSLHSMDTTSSSASVPVTPASPSLPGPPCMHRRSVSLTPMSPSSPLPPAYNTQAQDACIIRVSLEQGNGNLYKSILLTSQDKTPAVISRAVAKHNLESEPGEGYELVQVISDERELVIPDNANVFYAMNTSANFDFLLRVRGTAGRPVQLRSRCASTLPRAQQRSSLSLRLSKVTL, encoded by the exons ATGAGAGAAGCGCTGACCATGAGATTCGCCTGGAAAGctaaaatg AGCTCGGTGCAGGACTGgggggaggaagtggaggagggaGCAATATACAACGTGACACTGAAGAGGGTCCAGATTCAGCAGGCTGCCAACAAGGGAGCAAGATGGCTGGGG GCTGAGGGGGACCGGCTGCCCCCTGGCCACACAGTGAGCCAGCTGGAAACCTGTAAGATCCGGAGTATCCGTGCGGGAACGCTGGAACGGCTGGTGGAGACCCTGCTGACGGCGTTCGGGGACAATGACCTCACTTACACCAGCATCTTCCTGTCCACGTACCGCGCCTTCGCCAGCACACACACCGTGCTGCAGCTGCTGTTGGACAA ATATGGAATTCCAGAGGATAGTGAAGGACAGATGGAGCGATGTAGACCCTCTGAAACCAAAGGAGCCGTTCGAAC TGCCCTGGCCTCCATCCTTCGAGTCTGGCTGGACCAGTGTCCAGAGGACTTCCAGGAGCCTCCATCTTACCCCTGCCTCCACAGAGTCATGGCCTATCTACAGAGGGCCCTGCCTGGATCGGAGCCCATTCGTAGAGCCCAGAGTCTACTGGGGCAGCTACAAGCCGAGGCCAGTCTGGATCCAGACTCCGAGG GTTTCTCTGGCGGTTTCCATGGCAACAGCTCCTTCTGCCTgggtgaggatgaggaagtggAGATCGAGGTCCAGGAAGACTTCCTGTCATTTGATGCAGATTTGGTGGCCGAGCAGCTAACCTATATGGATGCG TTGTTGTTCAAGAAGGTGGTTCCTCACCACTGTCTGGGTTCCATCTGGTCCCAGAGGGATAAGAAGCAAAACAAGCACAGTGCTTCCACCATCCGTGCCACCATCACCCAGTTCAATGCTGTGGCAGCATGTGTGGTCAGCACCATACTGCACCGACGCCAGATCCGCCCACACCTCAGGGCACGGGTCATCCAGCGCTGGATAGACGTCGCTCAGGAGTGTCGCATGCGTAAGAACTTCTCCTCGTTGCACGCCATCGTATCTGCACTGCAGTCCAACCCACTCTACAGACTGAAGAGGGCCTGGTCCTGCGTGCACAA AGACGGCATCTCTACGTTCGAGGAACTATCAGACATCTTCTCAGATCACAACAACTACCTGACCAGCCGAGAGCTGCTGATGAGG GAGGGCACCTCTAAGTTTGCCAATCTGGAAGGCTGTGCTAAGGAGCACCAGAAACGCATTCACAAACGACTCCAGCTGCAGAAGGAAATG GGTGCCATGCAGGGGACGATACCTTACCTGGGCACCTTCCTGACAGACCTGACCATGTTAGATACTGCTCTACCAGACCTAGTAGAG GGTGGGCTCATCAACTTTGAGAAGAGACGGAGG GAGTTTGAGGTGATTGCTCAGATCAAGCTGCTGCAGTCTGCGTGTAACAGCTACTGTCTGAGTGCTGACGCTGCCTTCCTGCGCTGGTTCAAGAGCCAGCCACAGCACAGTGAGGAGGAAAG CTATGCTATGTCTTGTGACATTGAAGGAGTGGGAGACAGCAGTCCTACTTCACCCAAACCCCGCAAGAGCATGGTCAAGAGACTTAGCCT ACTGTTCCTGGGTGCAGACTCCTCGGCAGCGAGTTCCCCGTTGAGGGAAACACCTCGGTCGCCCCCTACTGGCAGCTCTGGGGAGAGCATGGACTCAGTAAGTGTGTCGTCTAGTGACTCCAGCCCTTCAGAAAGCGATGGCATGGCCATGACCCCTATACACACCTCCGACACTCAGCAGAACAAG TTGTCCGAGTCTTCTTCCTGTACTTCTCTCCACTCCATGGACACCACCTCATCATCAGCCAGTGTTCCAGTGACCccggcctctccctctctccccgggcCACCCTGCATGCACCGTCGCTCTGTCTCCCTGACACCcatgtccccctcctcccccttgccCCCGGCCTACAACACCCAGGCCCAGGACGCCTGCATCATCAGAGTCAGCCTGGAGCAGGGCAATGGCAACCTCTACAAGAGCATCCTG TTGACGAGTCAGGATAAGACTCCAGCAGTGATTTCTAGAGCTGTGGCCAAACACAACCTGGAGAGTGAGCCTGGGGAGGGATATGAGCTGGTGCAGGTCATCTCTGACGAGAGAG AGCTGGTGATTCCAGACAACGCCAACGTCTTTTACGCCATGAACACCTCAGCCAATTTTGACTTCCTGCTGCGGGTGCGAGGCACCGCGGGGAGGCCGGTCCAGCTGAGAAGTCGTTGCGCCTCCACACTCCCCCGCGCCCAGCAGCGCTCCAGCCTGTCTCTGCGCCTCAGCAAGGTCACACTGTGA
- the LOC115108733 gene encoding putative C->U-editing enzyme APOBEC-4: MSDHQAVSSSPDCPQCPQHILTGAEAAVSYSQFCEAFGFPMGPSGGRALRLFYELWGPSGTLVQRGQASNCLAQGQHPEPLLFDHQGYLSSVLEVCEEVSYIILYCNYTPCQECSQTLISFLLHYPWVRLDLLFSQLYHTAPSQTHSLDNQTGLRSLAALWPRLTLSPISGAAWGHLLRCFVRDVPPSALQLPLLPERVEADRVNAIHISAITGIGPAFLDLPLRTYTEPVERTHAPQALTLLSPPHLNTSMHISTPQPRVVNAPLPAYLHPINVVRHVRMPPPWRGQPQSPPSSSGFFSPLLSLWLPGRLVEIVREVENEVPTAVSQSQHRDSKRGRSRRK, translated from the exons ATGAGTGACCATCAGGCAGTGTCCAGCTCTCCTGACTGCCCTCAGTGTCCCCAACACATCCTGACAGGGGCAGAGGCAGCCGTGTCCTACTCCCAGTTCTGTGAAGCATTTGGCTTTCCCATGGGGCCCTCGGGGGGCAGGGCCCTGCGGCTGTTCTATGAGCTATGGGGCCCCAGTGGGACCTTAGTGCAGAGGGGCCAGGCTAGCAACTGTCTTGCACAAGGTCAACACCCTGAGCCCCTGCTGTTTGACCATCAGGG CTACTTGTCCTCAGTACTAGAAGTGTGTGAGGAAGTGAGCTAcatcatactgtactgtaactacacgCCGTGCCAGGAGTGTTCCCAGACCCTGATCTCCTTCTTGCTGCACTATCCATGGGTGCGCCTGGATCTGCTCTTCTCCCAGCTCTACCACACAGCCCCCAGCCAGACCCACAGTCTGGACAACCAAACAGGCCTCCGCAGCCTGGCTGCCCTCTGGCCTCGACTCACCCTCAGCCCCATCTCTGGAGCTGCTTGGGGGCATCTGCTAAGGTGTTTTGTTAGAGATGTCCCACCGTCGGCCCTACAGCTCCCCCTGCTGCCTGAGAGGGTAGAGGCGGACAGGGTTAATGCAATTCACATATCAGCTATTACAGGCATAGGCCCTGCCTTTTTGGACCTCCCACTGAGGACATACACAGAGCCTGTGGAGAGAACCCACGCTCCCCAAGCGCTCACCCTGCTCTCTCCCCCACACCTGAACACATCCATGCACATCTCCACACCCCAACCTAGGGTAGTTAATGCCCCCCTCCCAGCCTATCTTCACCCTATCAATGTGGTCAGACATGTCAGGATGCCTCCACCTTGGAGGGGTCAACCccaatctcctccctcctcctctgggTTCTtctcccccctgctctctctgtggctGCCTGGGCGTCTGGTGGAGATAGTGCGGGAGGTAGAGAATGAAGTGCcaacagcagtcagtcagtcccagCACAGAGACTCGAAAAGAGGAAGATCCAGAAGAAAATAG
- the rgl1 gene encoding ral guanine nucleotide dissociation stimulator-like 1 isoform X1 yields MISHYPLAILLPWPPGPHGHCSDMEASLLDGEGGVFLQRYQARSPESSPRHWSSVQDWGEEVEEGAIYNVTLKRVQIQQAANKGARWLGAEGDRLPPGHTVSQLETCKIRSIRAGTLERLVETLLTAFGDNDLTYTSIFLSTYRAFASTHTVLQLLLDKYGIPEDSEGQMERCRPSETKGAVRTALASILRVWLDQCPEDFQEPPSYPCLHRVMAYLQRALPGSEPIRRAQSLLGQLQAEASLDPDSEGFSGGFHGNSSFCLGEDEEVEIEVQEDFLSFDADLVAEQLTYMDALLFKKVVPHHCLGSIWSQRDKKQNKHSASTIRATITQFNAVAACVVSTILHRRQIRPHLRARVIQRWIDVAQECRMRKNFSSLHAIVSALQSNPLYRLKRAWSCVHKDGISTFEELSDIFSDHNNYLTSRELLMREGTSKFANLEGCAKEHQKRIHKRLQLQKEMGAMQGTIPYLGTFLTDLTMLDTALPDLVEGGLINFEKRRREFEVIAQIKLLQSACNSYCLSADAAFLRWFKSQPQHSEEESYAMSCDIEGVGDSSPTSPKPRKSMVKRLSLLFLGADSSAASSPLRETPRSPPTGSSGESMDSVSVSSSDSSPSESDGMAMTPIHTSDTQQNKLSESSSCTSLHSMDTTSSSASVPVTPASPSLPGPPCMHRRSVSLTPMSPSSPLPPAYNTQAQDACIIRVSLEQGNGNLYKSILLTSQDKTPAVISRAVAKHNLESEPGEGYELVQVISDERELVIPDNANVFYAMNTSANFDFLLRVRGTAGRPVQLRSRCASTLPRAQQRSSLSLRLSKVTL; encoded by the exons ATGATATCCCACTACCCCCTGGCCATCCTGCTGCCCTGGCCCCCCGGTCCCCACGGACACTGCTCCGACATGGAGGCCTCTCTgctggatggggagggaggggtgttccTGCAGAGGTACCAGGCTCGATCACCAGAGAGCAGCCCCCGACACTGG AGCTCGGTGCAGGACTGgggggaggaagtggaggagggaGCAATATACAACGTGACACTGAAGAGGGTCCAGATTCAGCAGGCTGCCAACAAGGGAGCAAGATGGCTGGGG GCTGAGGGGGACCGGCTGCCCCCTGGCCACACAGTGAGCCAGCTGGAAACCTGTAAGATCCGGAGTATCCGTGCGGGAACGCTGGAACGGCTGGTGGAGACCCTGCTGACGGCGTTCGGGGACAATGACCTCACTTACACCAGCATCTTCCTGTCCACGTACCGCGCCTTCGCCAGCACACACACCGTGCTGCAGCTGCTGTTGGACAA ATATGGAATTCCAGAGGATAGTGAAGGACAGATGGAGCGATGTAGACCCTCTGAAACCAAAGGAGCCGTTCGAAC TGCCCTGGCCTCCATCCTTCGAGTCTGGCTGGACCAGTGTCCAGAGGACTTCCAGGAGCCTCCATCTTACCCCTGCCTCCACAGAGTCATGGCCTATCTACAGAGGGCCCTGCCTGGATCGGAGCCCATTCGTAGAGCCCAGAGTCTACTGGGGCAGCTACAAGCCGAGGCCAGTCTGGATCCAGACTCCGAGG GTTTCTCTGGCGGTTTCCATGGCAACAGCTCCTTCTGCCTgggtgaggatgaggaagtggAGATCGAGGTCCAGGAAGACTTCCTGTCATTTGATGCAGATTTGGTGGCCGAGCAGCTAACCTATATGGATGCG TTGTTGTTCAAGAAGGTGGTTCCTCACCACTGTCTGGGTTCCATCTGGTCCCAGAGGGATAAGAAGCAAAACAAGCACAGTGCTTCCACCATCCGTGCCACCATCACCCAGTTCAATGCTGTGGCAGCATGTGTGGTCAGCACCATACTGCACCGACGCCAGATCCGCCCACACCTCAGGGCACGGGTCATCCAGCGCTGGATAGACGTCGCTCAGGAGTGTCGCATGCGTAAGAACTTCTCCTCGTTGCACGCCATCGTATCTGCACTGCAGTCCAACCCACTCTACAGACTGAAGAGGGCCTGGTCCTGCGTGCACAA AGACGGCATCTCTACGTTCGAGGAACTATCAGACATCTTCTCAGATCACAACAACTACCTGACCAGCCGAGAGCTGCTGATGAGG GAGGGCACCTCTAAGTTTGCCAATCTGGAAGGCTGTGCTAAGGAGCACCAGAAACGCATTCACAAACGACTCCAGCTGCAGAAGGAAATG GGTGCCATGCAGGGGACGATACCTTACCTGGGCACCTTCCTGACAGACCTGACCATGTTAGATACTGCTCTACCAGACCTAGTAGAG GGTGGGCTCATCAACTTTGAGAAGAGACGGAGG GAGTTTGAGGTGATTGCTCAGATCAAGCTGCTGCAGTCTGCGTGTAACAGCTACTGTCTGAGTGCTGACGCTGCCTTCCTGCGCTGGTTCAAGAGCCAGCCACAGCACAGTGAGGAGGAAAG CTATGCTATGTCTTGTGACATTGAAGGAGTGGGAGACAGCAGTCCTACTTCACCCAAACCCCGCAAGAGCATGGTCAAGAGACTTAGCCT ACTGTTCCTGGGTGCAGACTCCTCGGCAGCGAGTTCCCCGTTGAGGGAAACACCTCGGTCGCCCCCTACTGGCAGCTCTGGGGAGAGCATGGACTCAGTAAGTGTGTCGTCTAGTGACTCCAGCCCTTCAGAAAGCGATGGCATGGCCATGACCCCTATACACACCTCCGACACTCAGCAGAACAAG TTGTCCGAGTCTTCTTCCTGTACTTCTCTCCACTCCATGGACACCACCTCATCATCAGCCAGTGTTCCAGTGACCccggcctctccctctctccccgggcCACCCTGCATGCACCGTCGCTCTGTCTCCCTGACACCcatgtccccctcctcccccttgccCCCGGCCTACAACACCCAGGCCCAGGACGCCTGCATCATCAGAGTCAGCCTGGAGCAGGGCAATGGCAACCTCTACAAGAGCATCCTG TTGACGAGTCAGGATAAGACTCCAGCAGTGATTTCTAGAGCTGTGGCCAAACACAACCTGGAGAGTGAGCCTGGGGAGGGATATGAGCTGGTGCAGGTCATCTCTGACGAGAGAG AGCTGGTGATTCCAGACAACGCCAACGTCTTTTACGCCATGAACACCTCAGCCAATTTTGACTTCCTGCTGCGGGTGCGAGGCACCGCGGGGAGGCCGGTCCAGCTGAGAAGTCGTTGCGCCTCCACACTCCCCCGCGCCCAGCAGCGCTCCAGCCTGTCTCTGCGCCTCAGCAAGGTCACACTGTGA